Proteins from one Haliaeetus albicilla chromosome 4, bHalAlb1.1, whole genome shotgun sequence genomic window:
- the CLCN6 gene encoding H(+)/Cl(-) exchange transporter 6 isoform X2 yields the protein MAGCGSGLCCCCCPRCCGERESRTPEELTILGETHEEEDEILPRKDYESLDYDRCINDPYLEVLESMDNKKAQRYEAVKWVMVFAIGVCTGLVGLFVDFFVRLFTQLKFRVVQSSVEECTEKGCLALSLLELLGFNLTFVFLASLLVLIQPVAAGSGIPEIKCYLNGVKVPGVVRLRTVVCKAMGVLFSVAGGLFVGKEGPMIHSGAVVGAGLPQFQSISLRKIQFNFPYFRSDRDKRDFVSAGAAAGVAAAFGAPIGGTLFSLEEGSSFWNQGLTWKVLFCSMAATFTLNFFRSGIQFGSWGSFQLPGLLNFGEFKCSESDKKCHLWTAVDLGFFILMGIVGGLLGATFNCLNKRLAKYRMRNVHPKPKLVRVLESLLVSLTTTVVVFVASMVLGECRQMSSTSHSGNDTLSLQGMSEDVNSSIKTFFCPNETYNDMATLFFNPQESAILQLFHQDGTFSPVTLSLFFLLYFLLSCWTYGISVPSGLFVPSLLCGAAFGRLVANLLKSYIGLDHIYSGTFALIGAAAFLGGVVRMTISLTVILIESTNEITYGLPIMITLMVAKWTGDFFNKGIYDIHVNLRGVPLLEWETEVEMDKLRASDIMEPNLTYVYPHTRIQSLVSILRTTVHHAFPVVTENRGNEREFMKGNQLISNNIKFKKSSILTRAGEQRKRSQSMKSYPSSELRNMCDEHIATEEPPEKEDLLQQMLERRYTPYPNLYPDQSPSEEWTMEERFRPLTFHGLILRSQLVTLLVRGVCYSESQSSASQPRLSHAEMSEDYPRYPDIHDLDLTLLNPRMIVDVTPYMNPSPFAVSPNTHVSQVFNLFRTMGLRHLPVVNAVGEIVGIITRHNLTHEFLQARLRQHYQTI from the exons ATGGCGGGGTGCGGGTccgggctgtgctgctgctgctgcccgcGCTGCTGCGGCGAGCGGGAGAGCCGCACCCCCGAGGAGCTG ACAATCCTAGGAGAAACTCATGAAGAGGAGGATGAGATCCTTCCACGCAAAGACTATGAG AGCTTGGATTATGATCGCTGTATCAATGACCCATACTTGGAAGTTTTGGAGAGCATGGACAACAAG AAAGCCCAGAGATACGAAGCAGTGAAGTGGGTGATGGTTTTTGCTATTGGAGTCTGCACAGGACTG GTGGGCCTCTTCGTGGATTTCTTTGTACGTCTCTTTACCCAGCTCAAGTTCCGGGTGGTACAAAGCT CGGTGGAGGAATGCACTGAGAAAGGCTGTCTTGCCTTGTccttgctggagctgctggggttCAACCTGACCTTTGTTTTTCTCGCCAGTCTTCTGGTCCTGATCCAA cCTGTAGCAGCTGGATCAGGAATTCCTGAAATTAAGTGCTACCTCAACGGGGTTAAGGTTCCAGGGGTTGTGCGTCTCCGAACGGTGGTGTGCAAAGCTATGGGAGTGCTCTTCAGTGTGGCAGGAG GTCTTTTCGTGGGGAAGGAGGGTCCAATGATTCACAGTGGTGCTGTCGTCGGTGCGGGTTTGCCACAG TTCCAGAGCATCTCTTTGAGGAAGATCCAATTTAACTTTCCCTATTTCCGCAGTGACAG GGATAAAAGGGATTTTGTatctgctggagctgctgcaggggtTGCGGCTGCTTTTGGAGCCCCAATTGGGGGCACTCTTTTCAGCTTGGAAGAAGGTTCCTCTTTCTGGAACCAGGGACTTACATGGAAAGTG cttttctgttccatggctgccaccttcaCCCTGAATTTTTTCCGCTCTGGGATTCAGTTTGGAAGTTGGGGGTCTTTCCAGCTCCCTGGGCTGCTGAACTTTGGGGAGTTTAAG TGCTCTGAGTCTGATAAGAAATGCCACCTCTGGACAGCTGTGGACTTGGGCTTCTTCATTCTGATGGGGATTGTAGGAGGCCTTCTCGGAGCCACCTTCAACTGCCTGAACAAGAGACTTGCGAAGTATCGCATGCGGAACGTTCATCCCAAGCCAAAGCTGGTCAG AGTCTTGGAGAGCCTGCTGGTGTCATTGACTACCACGGTCGTGGTCTTTGTAGCCTCCATGGTTCTGGGGGAATGCCGGCAGATGTCTTCCACCAGTCATAGTGGCAATGACACTCTGAGCCTGCAG GGTATGTCAGAGGATGTGAATTCGAGcatcaaaacttttttctgcCCGAATGAAACCTACAATGACATGGCCACACTCTTCTTCAACCCTCAGGAGTCAGCTATCTTGCAGCTCTTCCACCAGGACG GTACTTTCAGCCCAGTCACACTGTCCTTGTTCTTCCTTCTCTATTTCTTACTCTCCTGCTGGACATACGGGATCTCTGTGCCCAGTGGGCTTTTTGTGCCATCACTGCTTTGTGGGGCTGCCTTCGGACGCCTGGTCGCCAACCTCCTCAAAAG CTACATTGGCCTGGATCACATCTACTCAGGAACCTTTGCACTGATTGGGGCAGCAGCATTCCTGGGAGGGGTGGTCCGGATGACAATTAGCCTGACCGTCATCCTAATTGAATCCACCAATGAGATCACCTATGGGCTCCCAATAATGATCACCCTCATG GTAGCCAAATGGACAGGAGACTTTTTCAACAAAGGCATCTATGACATCCATGTGAACTTACGAGGAGTGCCTCTTCTGGAGTGGGAAACAGAAGTGGAAATGGATAA ACTACGAGCCAGTGACATCATGGAACCCAACTTGACATACGTCTACCCACACACCAGAATCCAGTCCCTTGTTAGCATCCTGCGCACAACTGTCCATCATGCCTTCCCTGTAGTGACTGAGAACCGGGGCAACGAGAGGGAGTTCATGAAGGGAAATCAACTGATAAGTAACAACATCAAATTCAAG AAATCTAGCATACTCACCCGAGCTGGAGAGCAGCGCAAGCGTAGTCAGTCTATGAAATCCTACCCTTCAAGTGAACTGCGTAACATGTGTGATGAGCACATAGCAACAGAGGAGCCACCAGAAAAGGAGGATCTGCTGCAACAGATGCTAGAGAGAAG ATATACTCCCTATCCCAATCTGTACCCGGACCAGTCTCCCAGTGAAGAGTGGACCATGGAGGAACGCTTCAGACCTTTGACCTTCCATGGCTTGATCTTGCGCTCACAGCTGGTCACCCTCCTTGTCAGGGGTGTTTGTTACTCTGAGAGCCAGTCG AGTGCAAGTCAGCCTCGTCTCTCCCATGCAGAGATGTCAGAGGATTACCCCCGCTATCCAGATATCCATGACCTGGACCTCACATTGCTGAACCCTCGCATGATAGTG gATGTCACCCCATACATGAACCCATCACCCTTTGCTGTCTCTCCAAACACTCATGTATCACAAGTCTTCAACCTGTTTAGGACAATGGGACTCAGACATTTACCAGTCGTGAATGCAGTTGGAGAG ATTGTTGGGATAATCACTCGGCACAACCTGACCCACGAATTTCTGCAGGCAAGACTGAGACAACACTATCAGACCATTTGA
- the LOC138685008 gene encoding natriuretic peptides B-like produces the protein MQLPTLCCGASLLLLVLPWAAAQPAGGEHGAELRSLQDLLEALGQLQEEEGEPGLEDEPMAGAEDGGSEWDLPGAESGPPGAPLPAPSPPQPAEGQTQWRSLLSSYRRRHFSGCFGTRMERIGAQTGLGCNQYKARFWRRGRS, from the exons atgCAGCTCCCGACTCTCTGCTGCGGGGCCTCGCTGCTGCTGCTCGtcctgccatgggcagcagcGCAGCCGGCCGGCGGCGAGCACGGTGCGGAGCTGCGGTCCCTGCAG gaCCTCCTGGAGGCTCTGGGGCAGctccaggaggaggaaggggaaccGGGCCTGGAAGACGAACCGATGGCCGGGGCTGAGGACGGCGGCTCCGAGTGGGACCTCCCGGGGGCGGAGAGCGGCCCGCCGGGTGCCCCGCTCCCGGcgcccagccctccccagccgGCGGAAGGGCAGACCCAGTGGAGGAGCCTCCTCTCCTCCTACAGACGGAGGCACTTCTCCGGCTGCTTTGGGACGAGGATGGAGAGGATCGGCGCGCAGACGGGGCTGGGATGCAACCAGTACAAAGCCC GTTtctggaggagagggagaagctgA
- the LOC104321824 gene encoding natriuretic peptides A: MDTKGSFSCGFLLLLLIQLQSSRANPIYSLSPAKELASMEALLERLEDKFAMIEALESNPDLQEPKTQEMPPELIDDSDDQKAEPRLAPSSPLSYRDPFLKRLRGLQMPRMMRDSGCFGRRIDRIGSLSGMGCNGSRKN, encoded by the exons ATGGACACTAAAGGCTCATTTTCCTGTGGcttcctcttgctgctgctcATCCAACTCCAGTCCAGCAGAGCCAACCCTATCTACAGCCTCAGCCCTGCCAAAGAACTGGCCAGCATGGAG GCTCTGCTGGAGAGACTGGAGGATAAGTTTGCAATGATTGAAGCCCTGGAGTCTAATCCTGACCTGCAAGAACCCAAAACCCAGGAGATGCCACCAGAACTCATAGATGACAGTGATGACCAGAAGGCTGAACCCAGGCTAGCACCCAGCAGCCCTCTATCCTACAGGGACCCCTTCCTCAAGAGACTGAGGGGGCTGCAGATGCCCAGGATGATGAGAGATTCTGGCTGCTTCGGCAGAAGAATCGATAGAATCGGCTCCCTGAGTGGAATGGGTTGCAATG GTTCCAGGAAGAATTAG
- the CLCN6 gene encoding H(+)/Cl(-) exchange transporter 6 isoform X1, translating into MAGCGSGLCCCCCPRCCGERESRTPEELTILGETHEEEDEILPRKDYESLDYDRCINDPYLEVLESMDNKQKAQRYEAVKWVMVFAIGVCTGLVGLFVDFFVRLFTQLKFRVVQSSVEECTEKGCLALSLLELLGFNLTFVFLASLLVLIQPVAAGSGIPEIKCYLNGVKVPGVVRLRTVVCKAMGVLFSVAGGLFVGKEGPMIHSGAVVGAGLPQFQSISLRKIQFNFPYFRSDRDKRDFVSAGAAAGVAAAFGAPIGGTLFSLEEGSSFWNQGLTWKVLFCSMAATFTLNFFRSGIQFGSWGSFQLPGLLNFGEFKCSESDKKCHLWTAVDLGFFILMGIVGGLLGATFNCLNKRLAKYRMRNVHPKPKLVRVLESLLVSLTTTVVVFVASMVLGECRQMSSTSHSGNDTLSLQGMSEDVNSSIKTFFCPNETYNDMATLFFNPQESAILQLFHQDGTFSPVTLSLFFLLYFLLSCWTYGISVPSGLFVPSLLCGAAFGRLVANLLKSYIGLDHIYSGTFALIGAAAFLGGVVRMTISLTVILIESTNEITYGLPIMITLMVAKWTGDFFNKGIYDIHVNLRGVPLLEWETEVEMDKLRASDIMEPNLTYVYPHTRIQSLVSILRTTVHHAFPVVTENRGNEREFMKGNQLISNNIKFKKSSILTRAGEQRKRSQSMKSYPSSELRNMCDEHIATEEPPEKEDLLQQMLERRYTPYPNLYPDQSPSEEWTMEERFRPLTFHGLILRSQLVTLLVRGVCYSESQSSASQPRLSHAEMSEDYPRYPDIHDLDLTLLNPRMIVDVTPYMNPSPFAVSPNTHVSQVFNLFRTMGLRHLPVVNAVGEIVGIITRHNLTHEFLQARLRQHYQTI; encoded by the exons ATGGCGGGGTGCGGGTccgggctgtgctgctgctgctgcccgcGCTGCTGCGGCGAGCGGGAGAGCCGCACCCCCGAGGAGCTG ACAATCCTAGGAGAAACTCATGAAGAGGAGGATGAGATCCTTCCACGCAAAGACTATGAG AGCTTGGATTATGATCGCTGTATCAATGACCCATACTTGGAAGTTTTGGAGAGCATGGACAACAAG CAGAAAGCCCAGAGATACGAAGCAGTGAAGTGGGTGATGGTTTTTGCTATTGGAGTCTGCACAGGACTG GTGGGCCTCTTCGTGGATTTCTTTGTACGTCTCTTTACCCAGCTCAAGTTCCGGGTGGTACAAAGCT CGGTGGAGGAATGCACTGAGAAAGGCTGTCTTGCCTTGTccttgctggagctgctggggttCAACCTGACCTTTGTTTTTCTCGCCAGTCTTCTGGTCCTGATCCAA cCTGTAGCAGCTGGATCAGGAATTCCTGAAATTAAGTGCTACCTCAACGGGGTTAAGGTTCCAGGGGTTGTGCGTCTCCGAACGGTGGTGTGCAAAGCTATGGGAGTGCTCTTCAGTGTGGCAGGAG GTCTTTTCGTGGGGAAGGAGGGTCCAATGATTCACAGTGGTGCTGTCGTCGGTGCGGGTTTGCCACAG TTCCAGAGCATCTCTTTGAGGAAGATCCAATTTAACTTTCCCTATTTCCGCAGTGACAG GGATAAAAGGGATTTTGTatctgctggagctgctgcaggggtTGCGGCTGCTTTTGGAGCCCCAATTGGGGGCACTCTTTTCAGCTTGGAAGAAGGTTCCTCTTTCTGGAACCAGGGACTTACATGGAAAGTG cttttctgttccatggctgccaccttcaCCCTGAATTTTTTCCGCTCTGGGATTCAGTTTGGAAGTTGGGGGTCTTTCCAGCTCCCTGGGCTGCTGAACTTTGGGGAGTTTAAG TGCTCTGAGTCTGATAAGAAATGCCACCTCTGGACAGCTGTGGACTTGGGCTTCTTCATTCTGATGGGGATTGTAGGAGGCCTTCTCGGAGCCACCTTCAACTGCCTGAACAAGAGACTTGCGAAGTATCGCATGCGGAACGTTCATCCCAAGCCAAAGCTGGTCAG AGTCTTGGAGAGCCTGCTGGTGTCATTGACTACCACGGTCGTGGTCTTTGTAGCCTCCATGGTTCTGGGGGAATGCCGGCAGATGTCTTCCACCAGTCATAGTGGCAATGACACTCTGAGCCTGCAG GGTATGTCAGAGGATGTGAATTCGAGcatcaaaacttttttctgcCCGAATGAAACCTACAATGACATGGCCACACTCTTCTTCAACCCTCAGGAGTCAGCTATCTTGCAGCTCTTCCACCAGGACG GTACTTTCAGCCCAGTCACACTGTCCTTGTTCTTCCTTCTCTATTTCTTACTCTCCTGCTGGACATACGGGATCTCTGTGCCCAGTGGGCTTTTTGTGCCATCACTGCTTTGTGGGGCTGCCTTCGGACGCCTGGTCGCCAACCTCCTCAAAAG CTACATTGGCCTGGATCACATCTACTCAGGAACCTTTGCACTGATTGGGGCAGCAGCATTCCTGGGAGGGGTGGTCCGGATGACAATTAGCCTGACCGTCATCCTAATTGAATCCACCAATGAGATCACCTATGGGCTCCCAATAATGATCACCCTCATG GTAGCCAAATGGACAGGAGACTTTTTCAACAAAGGCATCTATGACATCCATGTGAACTTACGAGGAGTGCCTCTTCTGGAGTGGGAAACAGAAGTGGAAATGGATAA ACTACGAGCCAGTGACATCATGGAACCCAACTTGACATACGTCTACCCACACACCAGAATCCAGTCCCTTGTTAGCATCCTGCGCACAACTGTCCATCATGCCTTCCCTGTAGTGACTGAGAACCGGGGCAACGAGAGGGAGTTCATGAAGGGAAATCAACTGATAAGTAACAACATCAAATTCAAG AAATCTAGCATACTCACCCGAGCTGGAGAGCAGCGCAAGCGTAGTCAGTCTATGAAATCCTACCCTTCAAGTGAACTGCGTAACATGTGTGATGAGCACATAGCAACAGAGGAGCCACCAGAAAAGGAGGATCTGCTGCAACAGATGCTAGAGAGAAG ATATACTCCCTATCCCAATCTGTACCCGGACCAGTCTCCCAGTGAAGAGTGGACCATGGAGGAACGCTTCAGACCTTTGACCTTCCATGGCTTGATCTTGCGCTCACAGCTGGTCACCCTCCTTGTCAGGGGTGTTTGTTACTCTGAGAGCCAGTCG AGTGCAAGTCAGCCTCGTCTCTCCCATGCAGAGATGTCAGAGGATTACCCCCGCTATCCAGATATCCATGACCTGGACCTCACATTGCTGAACCCTCGCATGATAGTG gATGTCACCCCATACATGAACCCATCACCCTTTGCTGTCTCTCCAAACACTCATGTATCACAAGTCTTCAACCTGTTTAGGACAATGGGACTCAGACATTTACCAGTCGTGAATGCAGTTGGAGAG ATTGTTGGGATAATCACTCGGCACAACCTGACCCACGAATTTCTGCAGGCAAGACTGAGACAACACTATCAGACCATTTGA